In a single window of the Biomphalaria glabrata chromosome 13, xgBioGlab47.1, whole genome shotgun sequence genome:
- the LOC129922369 gene encoding zinc finger protein 345-like isoform X3 — protein MEYNFTFELKNVIKKEMEEDILSAPTSEEESPKLFCMSHCEPNLSLDHRNGMKEERNDTMFAPEVPGEEPDKLNSLSDLKQDISYEMRETSNLKHFQMQFEKLEQERTFFKEDKKQHKDNKCPTCLKVFPTSSRLKRHQRVHTGEKPFQCQICLKAFSELSNVRKHQKVHTGEKPFECQICLKLFSTSSNLKTHRRVHTGEKPFQCQICLKLFTTSPELETHHRVHTGEKPIQCQICLKLFSTSSNLKTHRRVHTGEKPFQCQICLKLFTTSPELKTHHRVHTGEKPFQCQICLKLFTTSSQLKRHRRVHTGEKPFQCQICLKGFSDSSSLKQHQNVHTGEKPFQCQICLKAFSELSNVRKHQKVHTGEKPFQCHICLKLFSTSPELKIHRRVHTGEKPFQCQICLKAFSQSSTLKRHQNIHACKKPFQCQICLKAFSRSPSLKQHQMTHTCEKPFQCQICLKSFSQSSSLKQHQNVHTGEKPFQCQICLKAFSESSSLKQHQKVHTGEKPFQCQICLKLFTTSSQLKIHCRVHTGEKPFQCQICLKAFSESSSLRKHRMVHTGEKPFQCQICLKFYASSSELKTHRRVHTGEKPFQCQICLKAFSVYSNLKRHQVLHSGKEQYKCQICQVVFSQTSSFKQHLQIHNVEKLFQCRRPFSHGSDVKRHQCAHSQNSKEKLKCLTCNAILSSKLTLAIHLESHVNGKQFKCILCNNKFLSLRDIKNHLMIHINCFSAVLLSVSNFACASQCGLTLS, from the exons ATGGAATACAATTTTACTTTTGaactaaaaaatgtaattaaaaaggaaatggaGGAAGACATTTTGTCAGCCCCAACATCTGAAGAAGAATCTCCTAAGTTGTTTTGCATGTCACACTGCGAGCCAAACCTTTCTCTTGATCATAGAAATGGGATGAAAGAAGAAAGGAATGACACAATGTTTGCACCAGAAGTTCCAGGAGAAGAACCAGACAAGTTGAACTCATTGTCAGACTTGAAACAGGACATCAGTTATGAAATGAGAGAAACATCAAATCTTAAACATTTCCAG atgcaaTTTGAAAAACTTGAGCAAGAAAGaacttttttcaaagaagataaaaaacaacataaagacAATAAATGTCCAACATGCCTGAAAGTATTTCCAACATCTTCAAGATTAAAGAGACATCAGCGAGTCCATacaggtgaaaaaccatttcaatgtcaaatatgtttgaAAGCTTTTTCTGAGTTATCAAATGTAAGAAAACATCAAAAGGTCCATACAGGTGAAAAGCCATTtgaatgtcaaatatgtctgaaattattttcaacatCTTCAAATTTAAAGACACATCGTCGGGTCCATacaggtgaaaaaccatttcaatgtcaaatatgtctgaaATTATTTACAACATCTCCAGAATTAGAGACACATCATCGAGTTCATACAGGTGAAAAACCAAttcaatgtcaaatatgtctgaaattattttcaacatCTTCAAATTTAAAGACACATCGTCGAGTCCATacag gtgaaaaaccatttcaatgtcaaatatgtctgaaATTATTTACAACATCTCCAGAATTAAAGACACATCATCGAGTTCATacaggtgaaaaaccatttcaatgtcaaatatgtctgaaATTATTTACAACATCTTCACAATTAAAGAGACATCGTCGAGTTCATacaggtgaaaaaccatttcaatgtcaaatatgtttgaAAGGTTTTTCTGATTCATCAAGTTTAAAACAACATCAAAATGTCCATacaggtgaaaaaccatttcaatgtcaaatatgtttgaAAGCTTTTTCTGAGTTATCAAATGTAAGAAAACATCAAAAGGTCCATacaggtgaaaaaccatttcaatGTCATATATGTCTGAAATTATTTTCGACATCTCCAGAATTAAAGATACATCGTCGAGTTCATacaggtgaaaaaccatttcaatgtcaaatatgtttgaAAGCCTTTTCTCAGTCATCAACTTTAAAGCGACATCAAAACATCCATGCATGCAAAAAACCATTCcaatgtcaaatatgtttgaAAGCTTTTTCTCGGTCACCAAGTTTAAAACAACATCAAATGACTCATACATGCGAAAAaccatttcaatgtcaaatatgtttaaaatctttttctCAGTCATCAAGCTTAAAACAACATCAAAATGTCCATacaggtgaaaaaccatttcaatgtcaaatatgtttgaAAGCTTTTTCTGAGTCATCAAGTTTAAAACAACATCAAAAGGTCCATacaggtgaaaaaccatttcaatgtcaaatatgtctgaaATTATTTACAACATCTTCACAATTAAAGATACATTGTCGAGTTCATacaggtgaaaaaccatttcaatgtcaaatatgtttgaAAGCCTTTTCTGAGTCATCAAGTTTAAGAAAACATAGAATGGTCCATacaggtgaaaaaccatttcaatgtcaaatatgtctgaaATTTTATGCATCATCTTCAGAATTAAAGACACATCGTCGAGTTCATacaggtgaaaaaccatttcaatgtcaaatatgtttgaAAGCTTTTTCTGtgtattcaaatttaaaaagacaTCAGGTGCTCCATTCAGGTAAAGAACaatataaatgtcaaatatgtcaggtAGTATTTTCTCAGACTTCAAGTTTTAAACAACACCTTCAGATTCATAACGTTGAAAAACTATTTCAATGTCGGAGACCATTTTCTCACGGATCAGATGTAAAACGACATCAATGTGCTCATAGCCAAAACTCAAAAGAGAAACTTAAATGTCTGACATGCAATGCCATTTTGTCCAGCAAGTTAACATTAGCAATACACTTAGAGTCTCACGTTAATGGAAAACAATTCAAATGTATTCTTTGCAATAACAAGTTCTTATCCCTGCGAGatataaaaaatcatttaatgaTACACATTAACTGTTTCAGTGCGGTGTTACTCTCAGTGAGTAACTTTGCTTGCGCTAGTCAGTGTGGCCTTACTCTCAGCTAG
- the LOC129922369 gene encoding zinc finger protein 883-like isoform X4, translating to MEYNFTFELKNVIKKEMEEDILSAPTSEEESPKLFCMSHCEPNLSLDHRNGMKEERNDTMFAPEVPGEEPDKLNSLSDLKQDISYEMRETSNLKHFQMQFEKLEQERTFFKEDKKQHKDNKCPTCLKVFPTSSRLKRHQRVHTGEKPFQCQICLKAFSELSNVRKHQKVHTGEKPFECQICLKLFSTSSNLKTHRRVHTGEKPFQCQICLKLFTTSPELETHHRVHTGEKPIQCQICLKLFSTSSNLKTHRRVHTGEKPFQCQICLKGFSDSSSLRKHQKVHTGEKPFQCQICLKLFTTSPELKTHHRVHTGEKPFQCQICLKLFTTSSQLKRHRRVHTGEKPFQCQICLKGFSDSSSLKQHQNVHTGEKPFQCQICLKAFSELSNVRKHQKVHTGEKPFQCHICLKLFSTSPELKIHRRVHTGEKPFQCQICLKAFSQSSTLKRHQNIHACKKPFQCQICLKAFSRSPSLKQHQMTHTCEKPFQCQICLKSFSQSSSLKQHQNVHTGEKPFQCQICLKAFSESSSLKQHQKVHTGEKPFQCQICLKAFSVYSNLKRHQVLHSGKEQYKCQICQVVFSQTSSFKQHLQIHNVEKLFQCRRPFSHGSDVKRHQCAHSQNSKEKLKCLTCNAILSSKLTLAIHLESHVNGKQFKCILCNNKFLSLRDIKNHLMIHINCFSAVLLSVSNFACASQCGLTLS from the exons ATGGAATACAATTTTACTTTTGaactaaaaaatgtaattaaaaaggaaatggaGGAAGACATTTTGTCAGCCCCAACATCTGAAGAAGAATCTCCTAAGTTGTTTTGCATGTCACACTGCGAGCCAAACCTTTCTCTTGATCATAGAAATGGGATGAAAGAAGAAAGGAATGACACAATGTTTGCACCAGAAGTTCCAGGAGAAGAACCAGACAAGTTGAACTCATTGTCAGACTTGAAACAGGACATCAGTTATGAAATGAGAGAAACATCAAATCTTAAACATTTCCAG atgcaaTTTGAAAAACTTGAGCAAGAAAGaacttttttcaaagaagataaaaaacaacataaagacAATAAATGTCCAACATGCCTGAAAGTATTTCCAACATCTTCAAGATTAAAGAGACATCAGCGAGTCCATacaggtgaaaaaccatttcaatgtcaaatatgtttgaAAGCTTTTTCTGAGTTATCAAATGTAAGAAAACATCAAAAGGTCCATACAGGTGAAAAGCCATTtgaatgtcaaatatgtctgaaattattttcaacatCTTCAAATTTAAAGACACATCGTCGGGTCCATacaggtgaaaaaccatttcaatgtcaaatatgtctgaaATTATTTACAACATCTCCAGAATTAGAGACACATCATCGAGTTCATACAGGTGAAAAACCAAttcaatgtcaaatatgtctgaaattattttcaacatCTTCAAATTTAAAGACACATCGTCGAGTCCATacaggtgaaaaaccatttcaatgtcaaatatgtttgaAAGGTTTTTCTGATTCATCAAGTTTAAGAAAACATCAAAAGGTCCATacaggtgaaaaaccatttcaatgtcaaatatgtctgaaATTATTTACAACATCTCCAGAATTAAAGACACATCATCGAGTTCATacaggtgaaaaaccatttcaatgtcaaatatgtctgaaATTATTTACAACATCTTCACAATTAAAGAGACATCGTCGAGTTCATacaggtgaaaaaccatttcaatgtcaaatatgtttgaAAGGTTTTTCTGATTCATCAAGTTTAAAACAACATCAAAATGTCCATacaggtgaaaaaccatttcaatgtcaaatatgtttgaAAGCTTTTTCTGAGTTATCAAATGTAAGAAAACATCAAAAGGTCCATacaggtgaaaaaccatttcaatGTCATATATGTCTGAAATTATTTTCGACATCTCCAGAATTAAAGATACATCGTCGAGTTCATacaggtgaaaaaccatttcaatgtcaaatatgtttgaAAGCCTTTTCTCAGTCATCAACTTTAAAGCGACATCAAAACATCCATGCATGCAAAAAACCATTCcaatgtcaaatatgtttgaAAGCTTTTTCTCGGTCACCAAGTTTAAAACAACATCAAATGACTCATACATGCGAAAAaccatttcaatgtcaaatatgtttaaaatctttttctCAGTCATCAAGCTTAAAACAACATCAAAATGTCCATacaggtgaaaaaccatttcaatgtcaaatatgtttgaAAGCTTTTTCTGAGTCATCAAGTTTAAAACAACATCAAAAGGTCCATacag gtgaaaaaccatttcaatgtcaaatatgtttgaAAGCTTTTTCTGtgtattcaaatttaaaaagacaTCAGGTGCTCCATTCAGGTAAAGAACaatataaatgtcaaatatgtcaggtAGTATTTTCTCAGACTTCAAGTTTTAAACAACACCTTCAGATTCATAACGTTGAAAAACTATTTCAATGTCGGAGACCATTTTCTCACGGATCAGATGTAAAACGACATCAATGTGCTCATAGCCAAAACTCAAAAGAGAAACTTAAATGTCTGACATGCAATGCCATTTTGTCCAGCAAGTTAACATTAGCAATACACTTAGAGTCTCACGTTAATGGAAAACAATTCAAATGTATTCTTTGCAATAACAAGTTCTTATCCCTGCGAGatataaaaaatcatttaatgaTACACATTAACTGTTTCAGTGCGGTGTTACTCTCAGTGAGTAACTTTGCTTGCGCTAGTCAGTGTGGCCTTACTCTCAGCTAG
- the LOC129922369 gene encoding zinc finger protein 271-like isoform X2: MEYNFTFELKNVIKKEMEEDILSAPTSEEESPKLFCMSHCEPNLSLDHRNGMKEERNDTMFAPEVPGEEPDKLNSLSDLKQDISYEMRETSNLKHFQMQFEKLEQERTFFKEDKKQHKDNKCPTCLKVFPTSSRLKRHQRVHTGEKPFQCQICLKAFSELSNVRKHQKVHTGEKPFECQICLKLFSTSSNLKTHRRVHTGEKPFQCQICLKLFTTSPELETHHRVHTGEKPIQCQICLKLFSTSSNLKTHRRVHTGEKPFQCQICLKGFSDSSSLRKHQKVHTGEKPFQCQICLKLFTTSPELKTHHRVHTGEKPFQCQICLKLFTTSSQLKRHRRVHTGEKPFQCQICLKGFSDSSSLKQHQNVHTGEKPFQCQICLKAFSELSNVRKHQKVHTGEKPFQCHICLKLFSTSPELKIHRRVHTGEKPFQCQICLKAFSQSSTLKRHQNIHACKKPFQCQICLKAFSRSPSLKQHQMTHTCEKPFQCQICLKSFSQSSSLKQHQNVHTGEKPFQCQICLKAFSESSSLKQHQKVHTGEKPFQCQICLKLFTTSSQLKIHCRVHTGEKPFQCQICLKFYASSSELKTHRRVHTGEKPFQCQICLKAFSVYSNLKRHQVLHSGKEQYKCQICQVVFSQTSSFKQHLQIHNVEKLFQCRRPFSHGSDVKRHQCAHSQNSKEKLKCLTCNAILSSKLTLAIHLESHVNGKQFKCILCNNKFLSLRDIKNHLMIHINCFSAVLLSVSNFACASQCGLTLS; the protein is encoded by the exons ATGGAATACAATTTTACTTTTGaactaaaaaatgtaattaaaaaggaaatggaGGAAGACATTTTGTCAGCCCCAACATCTGAAGAAGAATCTCCTAAGTTGTTTTGCATGTCACACTGCGAGCCAAACCTTTCTCTTGATCATAGAAATGGGATGAAAGAAGAAAGGAATGACACAATGTTTGCACCAGAAGTTCCAGGAGAAGAACCAGACAAGTTGAACTCATTGTCAGACTTGAAACAGGACATCAGTTATGAAATGAGAGAAACATCAAATCTTAAACATTTCCAG atgcaaTTTGAAAAACTTGAGCAAGAAAGaacttttttcaaagaagataaaaaacaacataaagacAATAAATGTCCAACATGCCTGAAAGTATTTCCAACATCTTCAAGATTAAAGAGACATCAGCGAGTCCATacaggtgaaaaaccatttcaatgtcaaatatgtttgaAAGCTTTTTCTGAGTTATCAAATGTAAGAAAACATCAAAAGGTCCATACAGGTGAAAAGCCATTtgaatgtcaaatatgtctgaaattattttcaacatCTTCAAATTTAAAGACACATCGTCGGGTCCATacaggtgaaaaaccatttcaatgtcaaatatgtctgaaATTATTTACAACATCTCCAGAATTAGAGACACATCATCGAGTTCATACAGGTGAAAAACCAAttcaatgtcaaatatgtctgaaattattttcaacatCTTCAAATTTAAAGACACATCGTCGAGTCCATacaggtgaaaaaccatttcaatgtcaaatatgtttgaAAGGTTTTTCTGATTCATCAAGTTTAAGAAAACATCAAAAGGTCCATacaggtgaaaaaccatttcaatgtcaaatatgtctgaaATTATTTACAACATCTCCAGAATTAAAGACACATCATCGAGTTCATacaggtgaaaaaccatttcaatgtcaaatatgtctgaaATTATTTACAACATCTTCACAATTAAAGAGACATCGTCGAGTTCATacaggtgaaaaaccatttcaatgtcaaatatgtttgaAAGGTTTTTCTGATTCATCAAGTTTAAAACAACATCAAAATGTCCATacaggtgaaaaaccatttcaatgtcaaatatgtttgaAAGCTTTTTCTGAGTTATCAAATGTAAGAAAACATCAAAAGGTCCATacaggtgaaaaaccatttcaatGTCATATATGTCTGAAATTATTTTCGACATCTCCAGAATTAAAGATACATCGTCGAGTTCATacaggtgaaaaaccatttcaatgtcaaatatgtttgaAAGCCTTTTCTCAGTCATCAACTTTAAAGCGACATCAAAACATCCATGCATGCAAAAAACCATTCcaatgtcaaatatgtttgaAAGCTTTTTCTCGGTCACCAAGTTTAAAACAACATCAAATGACTCATACATGCGAAAAaccatttcaatgtcaaatatgtttaaaatctttttctCAGTCATCAAGCTTAAAACAACATCAAAATGTCCATacaggtgaaaaaccatttcaatgtcaaatatgtttgaAAGCTTTTTCTGAGTCATCAAGTTTAAAACAACATCAAAAGGTCCATacaggtgaaaaaccatttcaatgtcaaatatgtctgaaATTATTTACAACATCTTCACAATTAAAGATACATTGTCGAGTTCATacag gtgaaaaaccatttcaatgtcaaatatgtctgaaATTTTATGCATCATCTTCAGAATTAAAGACACATCGTCGAGTTCATacaggtgaaaaaccatttcaatgtcaaatatgtttgaAAGCTTTTTCTGtgtattcaaatttaaaaagacaTCAGGTGCTCCATTCAGGTAAAGAACaatataaatgtcaaatatgtcaggtAGTATTTTCTCAGACTTCAAGTTTTAAACAACACCTTCAGATTCATAACGTTGAAAAACTATTTCAATGTCGGAGACCATTTTCTCACGGATCAGATGTAAAACGACATCAATGTGCTCATAGCCAAAACTCAAAAGAGAAACTTAAATGTCTGACATGCAATGCCATTTTGTCCAGCAAGTTAACATTAGCAATACACTTAGAGTCTCACGTTAATGGAAAACAATTCAAATGTATTCTTTGCAATAACAAGTTCTTATCCCTGCGAGatataaaaaatcatttaatgaTACACATTAACTGTTTCAGTGCGGTGTTACTCTCAGTGAGTAACTTTGCTTGCGCTAGTCAGTGTGGCCTTACTCTCAGCTAG
- the LOC129922369 gene encoding zinc finger protein 271-like isoform X1, with protein MEYNFTFELKNVIKKEMEEDILSAPTSEEESPKLFCMSHCEPNLSLDHRNGMKEERNDTMFAPEVPGEEPDKLNSLSDLKQDISYEMRETSNLKHFQMQFEKLEQERTFFKEDKKQHKDNKCPTCLKVFPTSSRLKRHQRVHTGEKPFQCQICLKAFSELSNVRKHQKVHTGEKPFECQICLKLFSTSSNLKTHRRVHTGEKPFQCQICLKLFTTSPELETHHRVHTGEKPIQCQICLKLFSTSSNLKTHRRVHTGEKPFQCQICLKGFSDSSSLRKHQKVHTGEKPFQCQICLKLFTTSPELKTHHRVHTGEKPFQCQICLKLFTTSSQLKRHRRVHTGEKPFQCQICLKGFSDSSSLKQHQNVHTGEKPFQCQICLKAFSELSNVRKHQKVHTGEKPFQCHICLKLFSTSPELKIHRRVHTGEKPFQCQICLKAFSQSSTLKRHQNIHACKKPFQCQICLKAFSRSPSLKQHQMTHTCEKPFQCQICLKSFSQSSSLKQHQNVHTGEKPFQCQICLKAFSESSSLKQHQKVHTGEKPFQCQICLKLFTTSSQLKIHCRVHTGEKPFQCQICLKAFSESSSLRKHRMVHTGEKPFQCQICLKFYASSSELKTHRRVHTGEKPFQCQICLKAFSVYSNLKRHQVLHSGKEQYKCQICQVVFSQTSSFKQHLQIHNVEKLFQCRRPFSHGSDVKRHQCAHSQNSKEKLKCLTCNAILSSKLTLAIHLESHVNGKQFKCILCNNKFLSLRDIKNHLMIHINCFSAVLLSVSNFACASQCGLTLS; from the exons ATGGAATACAATTTTACTTTTGaactaaaaaatgtaattaaaaaggaaatggaGGAAGACATTTTGTCAGCCCCAACATCTGAAGAAGAATCTCCTAAGTTGTTTTGCATGTCACACTGCGAGCCAAACCTTTCTCTTGATCATAGAAATGGGATGAAAGAAGAAAGGAATGACACAATGTTTGCACCAGAAGTTCCAGGAGAAGAACCAGACAAGTTGAACTCATTGTCAGACTTGAAACAGGACATCAGTTATGAAATGAGAGAAACATCAAATCTTAAACATTTCCAG atgcaaTTTGAAAAACTTGAGCAAGAAAGaacttttttcaaagaagataaaaaacaacataaagacAATAAATGTCCAACATGCCTGAAAGTATTTCCAACATCTTCAAGATTAAAGAGACATCAGCGAGTCCATacaggtgaaaaaccatttcaatgtcaaatatgtttgaAAGCTTTTTCTGAGTTATCAAATGTAAGAAAACATCAAAAGGTCCATACAGGTGAAAAGCCATTtgaatgtcaaatatgtctgaaattattttcaacatCTTCAAATTTAAAGACACATCGTCGGGTCCATacaggtgaaaaaccatttcaatgtcaaatatgtctgaaATTATTTACAACATCTCCAGAATTAGAGACACATCATCGAGTTCATACAGGTGAAAAACCAAttcaatgtcaaatatgtctgaaattattttcaacatCTTCAAATTTAAAGACACATCGTCGAGTCCATacaggtgaaaaaccatttcaatgtcaaatatgtttgaAAGGTTTTTCTGATTCATCAAGTTTAAGAAAACATCAAAAGGTCCATacaggtgaaaaaccatttcaatgtcaaatatgtctgaaATTATTTACAACATCTCCAGAATTAAAGACACATCATCGAGTTCATacaggtgaaaaaccatttcaatgtcaaatatgtctgaaATTATTTACAACATCTTCACAATTAAAGAGACATCGTCGAGTTCATacaggtgaaaaaccatttcaatgtcaaatatgtttgaAAGGTTTTTCTGATTCATCAAGTTTAAAACAACATCAAAATGTCCATacaggtgaaaaaccatttcaatgtcaaatatgtttgaAAGCTTTTTCTGAGTTATCAAATGTAAGAAAACATCAAAAGGTCCATacaggtgaaaaaccatttcaatGTCATATATGTCTGAAATTATTTTCGACATCTCCAGAATTAAAGATACATCGTCGAGTTCATacaggtgaaaaaccatttcaatgtcaaatatgtttgaAAGCCTTTTCTCAGTCATCAACTTTAAAGCGACATCAAAACATCCATGCATGCAAAAAACCATTCcaatgtcaaatatgtttgaAAGCTTTTTCTCGGTCACCAAGTTTAAAACAACATCAAATGACTCATACATGCGAAAAaccatttcaatgtcaaatatgtttaaaatctttttctCAGTCATCAAGCTTAAAACAACATCAAAATGTCCATacaggtgaaaaaccatttcaatgtcaaatatgtttgaAAGCTTTTTCTGAGTCATCAAGTTTAAAACAACATCAAAAGGTCCATacaggtgaaaaaccatttcaatgtcaaatatgtctgaaATTATTTACAACATCTTCACAATTAAAGATACATTGTCGAGTTCATacaggtgaaaaaccatttcaatgtcaaatatgtttgaAAGCCTTTTCTGAGTCATCAAGTTTAAGAAAACATAGAATGGTCCATacaggtgaaaaaccatttcaatgtcaaatatgtctgaaATTTTATGCATCATCTTCAGAATTAAAGACACATCGTCGAGTTCATacaggtgaaaaaccatttcaatgtcaaatatgtttgaAAGCTTTTTCTGtgtattcaaatttaaaaagacaTCAGGTGCTCCATTCAGGTAAAGAACaatataaatgtcaaatatgtcaggtAGTATTTTCTCAGACTTCAAGTTTTAAACAACACCTTCAGATTCATAACGTTGAAAAACTATTTCAATGTCGGAGACCATTTTCTCACGGATCAGATGTAAAACGACATCAATGTGCTCATAGCCAAAACTCAAAAGAGAAACTTAAATGTCTGACATGCAATGCCATTTTGTCCAGCAAGTTAACATTAGCAATACACTTAGAGTCTCACGTTAATGGAAAACAATTCAAATGTATTCTTTGCAATAACAAGTTCTTATCCCTGCGAGatataaaaaatcatttaatgaTACACATTAACTGTTTCAGTGCGGTGTTACTCTCAGTGAGTAACTTTGCTTGCGCTAGTCAGTGTGGCCTTACTCTCAGCTAG